DNA from Gramella sp. MAR_2010_147:
AGAATTTTAAGTATACAGGAACTCAGGAACTGATTTATACCAATAATTCACCTGATACCTTAGACAGAGTATTTTATCACCTATATTTCAACGCATTTCAGCCGGGTAGCGAAATGAATGCGCGCTTAGAAAGTGTTCCAGATCCAGATGGCAGAATGACCATGAATAAAGGAACCAAGGAGAATCCTGAAATAGTGAGTAGAATTACAGGCCTTTCAGAAGATCAAATTGGTTATTTAAGAGTGAACTCTTTAACTCAAAATGGAACTGAACTTCAATATGAAGAAGTGGGAACCGTACTGGAAGTAGAGCTTACAAATCCAATCTTACCTGGTGAGAAAACAACTTTCAATATGGAATTTGAAGGTCAGGTACCGGAACAAATTAGGAGATCTGGTAGAAATAGTGCAGAAGGAGTGGCACTTTCCATGAGCCAGTGGTATCCTAAATTAGCTGAATATGATTTCCAGGGATGGCATGCAGATTCTTACATCGCTCGTGAATTCCAGGGAGTATGGGGAGATTTTGATGTGAAAATTTCAATTGATAAAGATTATACTGTTGGAAGTACAGGATATCTTCAGAATCCGCAGGAAATAGGTCATGGCTATGAAGAAGAAGGAACTAAAGTCAAAAAGACCAAAGGTGATAAGCTTACCTGGCATTTTAAAGCTCCAAAAGTTCATGATTTTACCTGGGCGGCAGATCCAGAATATATCCACGATACAGTGATAGCTGAAGATGGTACGGTACTTCATTTTCTTTATAAGGACAATGATGAAATCAAGGAAAACTGGAAAAATCTCCAGCCAAAAACTGCTGAATTACTTACTTATTTCAATGAACATATAGGACCATATCCATGGGACCAATATTCTGTGGTGCAAGGTGGTGATGGTGGTATGGAGTACGCAATGCTTACTCTTATTACCGGGGAACGTTCTTTTGGGAGCCTTGTAGGTGTCACTGCGCATGAGATGGCTCATGCCTGGTTTCAGCATCTAATGGCCACCAATGAAAGCATTCACGAGTGGATGGATGAAGGTTTTACTTCCTATATTTCTTCGGAAGCTGAAAATGTAGTGATGGGGAAAAATGCTGAAAATCCTCATACTGGCTCTTATAGAGGTTATGGATATCTTGCCAATTCAGGTAAAGAACAGCCACAAACTACGCATGCAGATCGTTATGCGATGAATGGTCTTTATGGAGCTTCTGCTTATTCAAAAGGAGCGGTATTTCTTGCTCAGCTTGGATATGTAATTGGGAAAGAAAATTTAGCTAAAACCCTGAAACGTTATTATGACGAGTGGAAATTCAAACATCCAACTCCAAATGACTTTATAAGAATTGCTGAAAAAGTTTCTGGAGCTGAACTGGACTGGTATCTGCAGGACTGGACTCAAACTACGAATACAATAGATTACGCGATCAATTCAGTTGAAAGCGAAGGAGAAACTACTAAAGTGAATTTGCAGAGAAGCGGATTGATGCCAATGCCTGTAGATGTTGACGTAACTTATACTGATGGTTCAAAAGAAACGTTTTATATCCCATTGCAAATGATGCGTTGGGAAAAACCTGCTGAAGAAGGCACCAAACGAACAGTTAAAAAAGACTGGGCCTGGGGATTCCCTACTTACGAGCTTGAGATTCCCGCTTCAGAAGATAAAATCACTTCCATAGAAATTGATTCTTCAAAGTTAATGGCAGATATTGATAGAAGCAACAATACCTGGGGGACCTCTGAAAATGAAAATACCAATTCTGGAAACTAGTATTTAGTTCTCAACTATATTGAAAACCCTTTCTTAACCGGAAGGGTTTTTTATTTTCAAGATGCTTACTTTTGAGACATGAACGAAAGTTTTGGAAAATCACAAAAACTGAAAAGCAAAAAGCTCATAGACCAGCTTTTTGCAGAAGGAAAGCATCTTAAATCTTATCCTCTAAAACTGGTGTATGTTCCAATTGGAAATTCTGAGAACCCTGAATTAAAAACGGGAGTTTCGGTTCCAAAAAAACTGGTGAAGACCGCGGTGAAACGCAACAGAATAAAGCGGATGATGCGAGAGGTTTTCAGAAAAAATAAGTACCTTGTTAACGATCATTTACTCTCTTCTTATGCCTTCATGTTCATCCATATTTCCCGCGAAGAGATGACCTATGAAAAGCTAGACCGAAGCATGAAGAAAATTTTGGAGAGTTTCATAGAAAAAATTGGAACAGATGAAAAAGCGAATCAGTAGAATTATCATACTTCCTGTAGTTCTTATTGGGATATTTATAGGAACCGTAAGTTTTAAATCAGACTTCTTCGAAATTGCCAAGCAGATCGAGATCTTCACGACTCTTTTCAAAGAGATCAATATGAATTATGTAGATGAAACCAATCCTGCAGATTTAATGGATACTGCCATTAAATCTATGCTCACAGATCTTGATCCCTATACAAATTACTGGAATGAACAGGATGTGGAAGCAGCCAGGATTAATAGTGCCGGAGAATACACAGGTATTGGTGCATTGGTAAAAACCGGACAGGAAGCTCTTACGGTCATGGAAATTTACAAGGATTATCCAGCCGATAAAGCCGGTTTAAAAGCCGGAGATGAGATTATTAAGATAGGTAATATCAATGTGACCGATTTTAAAGAAGATGCGGGAGAATTGCTTAATGGCTCTCCAGATAGTAATATTAATATCACGTATCGTAGGCAGGGAGAGATCAGAACCACCAGTTTACAGCGTAGTTCTGTAGAACTGGATGCGGTGCCCTTTTATAAATTACTCGATGATAATTCGGCATATATCGTACTCTCTAAATTCAATGCCAAGGCCTCTACCCAGGTGGCGCAGGCTTTTAAAGAATTAAAGAATAAAGGTGCAGATAAGGTGATCTTAGACCTTAGAGGTAACCTGGGAGGTCTATTAAATGAAGCTATTAATGTAAGCAACATCTTTATTCCGAAAGGAGAGTTAATCGTCACCACCAAATCTGTCATTGAAAAGTATAACCGGGAATATTTTACTCAAAAAGAACCAATAGATACCAAAATTCCATTAGTAGTGCTTGTTAACGGCAGGAGTGCATCTGCCAGTGAAATTGTTGCCGGTGCTATTCAGGATCTCGATCGCGGTGTTATTGTGGGCGCCAGGAGTTTTGGAAAGGGATTGGTACAAAGACCTAAAGAACTGGCTTATGGAACACAGTTAAAAATTACTATTTCCAGATATTATACACCTAGCGGAAGATGTATACAGGCATTGGATTACAGAACCAGAAATGAAGAAGGAAAAGCCGTGAGAACCAAAGTGGAAGATTATAACGAATTTACCACCCGTAACGGTAGAAAAGTTTTTGATGGCGGTGGCATCTTACCTGATATTCAACTGGAAACATCAAAGTTTAGCGACATTACCAATTCATTACTTCTGCAGGATGCTATTTTTGATTACGCTACCAAATATTATTATTCTCATGAATTGGCCAATCCTAATGAATTTAGCTTTACTGATGAGGATTTTAATGATTTTAAGAAATATCTGGAATTATCAGATTTTAAATATCGAACTGCCACTGAAATGGAACTGAATGAAATGATGGATAAGGCAGAGGAAGAAGATTTACGAACAAAAATAGCTGGTGAAGTAAATAAGATAAGATCACAGATTTCTTCATTTAAAAAACAGGAATTAGAAAATAAAAAGCCGGAGATCTTTAGTTTACTGACTGATGAGATCATTAAAAGATATTTTTATAAAGAAGGCTTGTATGAGTATTATACAGCCCATAATCCTGAGATAAATCAAGCCCAGTCACTGCTTAATAATCCTCCTGAATATTCTAAAATTTTAAATTAGAAACCAGATTTTGGAAAGTTTTCTGTTGTTTTTTGAAAATATGCCTAACTGGCAAAAGCTGGTCTGGATCATCCTGGTACTTGGAATATTCTGGATCCTGGAAGGTTATTACGCTTTGATAAAATTCAAATATGATAAATGGAAACATGCCAGAACTAATTTTCTTCTATTGGGATTTGTAATCATGATAAATCTTGTTTTCGGAGTTCTTACCGCAGGAGTATTCTTATGGCTGGATGATTCACAATTTGGACTTTTACAACTAATAGAATTACCAATTTGGCTAGAATTGCTCCTGGCGCTGATGGTTCTGGATTTAATGGCGCAATATTTTGTTCATTTTCTACTTCACAAGGTCAAATGGATGTGGAGATTACACCTAGTTCATCATACAGATACGCATGTGGATGCTACTACAGGAACAAGACATCATCCATTTGATTTTATGATTCGTGAAAGTTTTGCCATTATTGCTGTTATCATCATGGGAATGCCGGTAGCCTTCTATTTATTCTACCGAATTCTGAGTGTGTTCTTCACTTATTTTACACACGCTAATATTAGTCTTCCATTAAGCCTTGATAAAGCTTTAAGTTATATTATAGTAACTCCCAATATGCATAAATTTCATCATCATTATCAACTTCCATGGACAGATACTAACTACGGAAATATGCTAAGTATCTGGGACAGGGTTTTTGGAACTTTTGTATACGATAAGCCTCAAAATATTCGCTACGGAATTGATATTGTAAACGATAATACATCAGATAATATTAGTTATCAGTTGGGAATACCCTTTAACAAATCTATCAAGACAAAAAATTAATCTTTAACCATGGCAATGTGAGGAATCCCATCTTCGAGATATCCGTCTCCAGTAGTTTGATAACCGTGGGTTTTATAAAATTTAATAAGATATTGTTGGGCAGATAATTTGATGTTTGATGTTTTATAAAAGTCCAGTATCGCTTTATCTGATGCTTTCATTATATCATGCCCATATCCAAACTTCCTTTCAGAATCTTTTACAACTACACGACCTATCGCAGCTTCATTAAAGTAGAATCCAGGTTGAAAACAACGGGTATAAGCCACGATCTTATCGTTCTTAAATCCAATTATATGTAGTGCTTTGTCATCTTTACCATCTATATCCTGGTAAACACAATTCTGTTCCACTACAAAGACCTCAGATCTTAATTGTAAGATACTATAAAGTTCGACAAGGTTTAACTCATTGAACTTTTTTACTTCTATCCTTAAATTCATAGGTTATGAACAGTACTTTTTTGCAGGGATCTTATCTACTCTACGCTGATGTCGACCGCCTTCAAATTTGGTATTAACAAATGCTTCCATCATTTCAGTAGCAAGTTCTTCAGAAACAAATCTTGCAGGTATGCTCAAGATATTCGCATCGTTATGTTCACGCGCCAGTTTTGCGATCTCTACATTCCAGCAAAGCGCAGATCTAACACCCTGGTGCTTATTAGCTGTCATATTTGCTCCATTTCCGCTACCACATATAATAATACCAAGATCGGCTTTCTTGTTTTCCACATCTTCTGCCACAGGATGTACAAAATCTGGATAATCTACGCTGTCTTCAGAATTTGTTCCATAATTGGTCACCGTATACCCCAGAGATTCCAGCTTTTCTTTGATCATCTCTTTATAACCGGTACCGGCATGATCATTTCCAATAGATATTTTCATAGTTATGTTGTTTGATGCAAAGTTAAAAAAAGCCACTGTTAACCAGCTTAATTTTCATTGTTAATTACTTTATAGAATATCTTAATTTTCAGGCTTTTAAAATTGACACCTAATTGTGAAAAACATCTGATGAATTACTTATAAAGAAATTTGCTTTTAAAGAAAATAATAACAATACAGGCATATGATTGAATAAATCAAATTATAAGTATGGAAATTTTTAGATAGTTATGAGCATATAAAAACACGTTATTGACAATTGTTAACTTCTAACTTTTCAATATTTCATTTTAAAAGTATTTTATGAACTTTTGTTAAGTAAATCTTAAAACACTAAGGTTATCAATTACTTAAGAATAGTTATCTATGTTGATAAACTGTTATCAAATACTCACAACTCAAATACCAAATAATATTCAGAAAAATTGTTCTACAAATTAACACACTATCATATACCATCATTTAATTTTTTTATAAAAGAAGAAAAGATATATATGATATATAATGTTTATAACTATGATAGATTAAACGATTCTAAGATTAGAAGATTTGTCATTTAAAGAATCTATAATTTCCTTTGCTTTAGAAATATCTAAAGGATGTACCATAAGACGTATTCCACCAAACGCAAATGAGGATAAAGGTAGAAGGCCTACTAGCGTTTCGTTCTGGAAATAATGGCGTATACCGGCGTTTTCTAAATTTATTTTTAGCACGATAAATTCATGATGATAAGTAAAGGTTGCTAGGCATCTATAATGTTTCATAATAAATAATAAACCTTACTAAAGATAAGATTTAATGCCGAAAACTTGAAGCAACACTTTTGCCTGAATTTTCCTTAGATTCTAAAAAAATATCAGTTTGTTTATTTAGTGATTTATGAATACTTGCAACGAAGAAAATGAGCCCAAATAGAAATATGAGGAAGAAAAGGGCCGAGTATTTAGTTGACTTACTAATTTTCATAATTATACTGTAAAATTAGGTAGGATACTCTTGGGGAAAGTTAAATCTAAATTAAGAAAAAATTAAGAAATAAAATATTCCTGTGTTAAAAAGATTAAAAAAAAACTTTATTAGAACAATTTGATTACCAGTGGTTTTTGGAATTTGGACGACTTAACAAAACTTTAAATTGAAAAAGTTCCAGTCTTATATTTATCATGTAATTTTATCGTATACTAAGTGATAATGAATAAAAAGAAGAAAACCAATACAAAAATACAAGGCAATCTTTCCAGAAGTATCATTGATATACTTCGAAACAACTCCGGAAAAACTTACAATTATAAACAGATAGCTTCTATTTTGGGAGTGAATGATGCGAGTAGCAGAAATCAGATTATTAAAAAGCTGGCTCAATTAGCTGCAAAAAAAGAGATTCTGGAAGAAGAACGCGGTAAATTTAAAATAGAAGGAAATAAAAATTACTATACCGGTGTCTTAGATCTTACCACCAAAGGTTATGGTTATGTAATGGTGGAAGAATTTGTTGACGATATTTTTATAGCCAATAAAGACCTGAATGCCGCCTTTGATGGAGATACGGTAGAAATTTATGTTTATAACCGTAGAAGAAGAAAGCGCTCTGAAGGTGAAATTACCAATATATTAAAAAGAAAAAGGACCGAATTTGTTGGAACACTGCAACAAAAAAAAGATTTCGGTTTTGTGGTGATCGATGATAAATCTATGTATACCGACTTTTTTGTCTCTGGGAATAATTTAAATGGAGCCAAAAATGGTGATAAAGTGGTTGTTGAATTCGAAGAATGGCCAAAAAAAGGGGATTCTCCAACTGGTAAAATAACCCGGGTTTTAGGAACTCCTGGAGAACATCATACAGAAATTCATTCTATACTCGCTCAATATGGATTACCTCACGATTTTCCTGAAGAAGTTGAAGAGTATGCTAATAAGATAGATACTTCTATCAATGAAAAAGAAATTAGCAAAAGGCGCGATATGCGCGATGTGCTCACATTCACAATAGATCCTAAAGATGCGAAAGACTTTGATGATGCGTTAAGTTTTCAAAAACTAGAAAATGGAAACTTTGAAATTGGAATCCATATTGCCGATGTCTCCCATTATTTACAACCGGGAACGATTCTGGATGAAGAAGCCTATGAAAGGGCAACCTCTGTTTATTTAGTAGATAGAGTGGTCCCTATGTTACCTGAAATTCTTTCTAATAACGCCTGTTCTTTAAGACCAAAAGAGGAGAAATTTACTTTTTCAGCAGTTTTTGAAATAGATGATAACGCAAACGTTAAGAATCAGTGGTTTGGTAGAACAGTGACCTATTCAGATGAACGTTTTGCATATGAGGAAGCACAGCATATTCTTGAGACAGGAACTGGAACAATTCCTGAAGATGTCTCTATTAGAAATCATGCATATTCTGTAAGAGGGGCCCTGGTGGAGGCCGTGGTTACATTAAACAGGCTTGCTAAGAAAATGCGATCCAGAAGAATGAGGGATGGTGCCATTTCTTTTGATAAGGTTGAAGTAAAATTCAATCTTAATGAAGAAAATAACCCGGTTGGAGTTTTCTTTAAAACTGCAAAAGATGCGAATAAACTTATCGAGGAATTCATGTTACTGGCCAATAGAAAAGTCGCTGAATATATTGGAAAACAGAGTCCTAAGAAAACTTTCGTATATAGAAATCACGATGAACCAGACGATCAAAAATTAGCTTCTCTTCAAACAATTGTGGGCAGGTTTGGTCATAAACTTAATCTTAAAGATAGAAGCTCTACCACCTCTTCACTGAATAAATTATTAGAGGATGTTCAGGGAAGAAAAGAGCAGAATATGGTAGATACCCTTGCTATTAGAACCATGAGTAAGGCGTATTACGGTACTGAAAGTATTGGGCACTATGGTTTAGCATTCGATTATTATACTCATTTTACTTCGCCTATTCGTAGATATCCAGATGTCATGGTGCATAGATTACTTCAGCATTATCTTGATGGAGCCAAATCAGCGAACGAGGAAGAATATGAAACAAAATGCCACCATAGCAGTGAAATGGAAAACCTGGCTACTAACGCCGAAAGAGATTCCATTAAATATATGCAGGTGAAATTTATGCAGGATCATGAAAATGAAGAATTTCTCGGGGTTATTTCAGGAGTGACGGAATGGGGGATCTTTGTAGAGATCGTGGAGAACAAATGCGAAGGAATGATTCGCTTGCGCGATATGAACGATGATCATTATGAGTTTAATGCTGATGAATTCTCGGTAGTTGGAAAAAGAACGGGACAAACATACACACTGGGTGATGAAGTGTATGTAAAAGTGAAGAATGCAGATCTTATTAAACGACACTTAGATTTTACACTACTTGGAAATAGAGAAGAGGTAGAAGCAAATTAATATTAGTGGAAGACATCTAAAATTTAGCTTTTAGGGTTTAACAGCACATAATTACCATAAAAGAACAAAAGGTTTACATTTGCAAAACAACTTAACTGTATGTTACAGGATGTTTTAGCTGCTTTACCATTAGGTTTATTTTTAGCTTTTCTATTTGGTCCGGTATTTTTTGTTTTACTGGAAACCGCTGCTATAAAGGGATTTAGAGCGGCTTTTTCTTTAGATTTAGGAGTTATCCTGGCTGATGTGGTTTTTATTGCGATCGCATATTTTAGTACCACAAAGCTATTACAAAGTCTTAAGGATGACCCCGCATTGTTTATTTTTGGCGGGATGATATTGGCGACTTATGGGGTAATGAGCTTTTTGCAGACCAAAAAGAGCCTTCATACCGATGATGAAACGCCGGAAATACGAAAACTGGGAAAAAGCGATTATTTTGGACTCTTTGCAAAGGGTTTCCTGCTTAATTTTATCAATATTGGTGTTCTGGGTTTCTGGTTGGGAGTAATCATTGTATTTGGCCCTAAAATGGAAATGGAGATCAATAGGATCTCGGTATTTCTTACCAGTGTACTGGTTACATATCTTATAGTTGATATAATTAAAATTCTTCTTGCCAAAAAACTCAATAGAAAACTTACCCCGCATAGAATTTATATAATGAAAAAGGCTATAAGCCTAATTTTAATTCTGTTTGGTGGCGTTTTAATATTTCAGGGAGCCTTTCCCAGTCAGATAGAAGAGATAAAAGATCAAATTGAGGAAATTACACCTAATGATTCTTTAATTGGAAATCTCGGAGATCTAGAAGTTAAGAATGCAAACAAATAAAAAAAGCTTCCCAGTTAAAGGAAGCTTTGTTGAGGCATCGAGCGGATTCGAACCGCTGTACAAGGTTTTGCAGACCTCTGCCTAGCCACTCGGCCACGATGCCCGGTATAGGGTTGGCAAATGTAATAAAAATTTTAAGTTTCAAAACTAAAATCTAACGGGATTTCGTCCTGCTTACTGTGACCATTGCCACATTTCCACCAATTGGAGGATTAATTTTAGAAACTTCCACCTTAGCTTTCTGAACCATAATGAGTTCGTGCATCACCCTACTCAAAATTCTTTCGGCAACTGTCTCGAGTAATTTTGATCTAATTGCCATTTCTTCTTTAACGATCTTGTTTAAATGCACATAATCTATGGTATCTCCTAATTTATCTGTTTTAGCTGAATGGGATAAATCTCCATGAACTTTAAGATCTACGCGGTATTCACTTCCTATTTTACTTTCTTCATCAAGGCATCCGTGATACGAAAAGACCTTAATATTCTTAAGTTTTATTACTCCCACAAATTATTTTTTACAAATATAAGCTCACAATTTGAAGTTTTCAATTATTGATAGTGCTTTTAGGAAATAGTATTCTATTGTAACCACTGCTTTCGATTTAAATTTTGATAAATTTGCCTTTTATTTTAAATAAGTTATGGCCGAAGAAAAAAAGTCGCTCAATTTTATTGAGCAAATCATAGAGGAGGATCTAAGTAATAATTATAAAAAAGAAGACCTGAAATTCAGGTTTCCGCCGGAGCCAAATGGATATCTTCATATTGGGCATGCATCTTCAATTTGTTTAAATTTCGGACTTGGAGAGACTTATAACGCCCCGGTAAATCTTCGTTTTGATGATACAAATCCGGCAAAAGAGGAGCAGGAATATGTAGATGCCATTAAAAAAGATATTGAATGGCTTGGCTTTAAATGGGCAGAAGAATGTTATGCTTCAGATTATTTTCAGCAGCTTTATGACTGGGCGGTTGAAATGATTAAAAATGGAGATGCCTATGTAGACAGCCAGACTTCAGAAGAAATAGCTGAACAAAAAGGTACTCCAACCCAACCTGGAACGGAGAGTCCTTATAGAAATCGTTCTGTAGAAGAAAATCTTGATCTTTTTGAAAAGATGAAGAATGGGGATACTCCGGAAAAAGGGGATGTTCTAAGAGCTAAAATTAGCATGGGTGCAGGCAATATGCTTATGAGAGATCCCGTGATGTATAGATGTCTTCATAAAAGTCATCATCGTACGGGCAATGACTGGAAGATTTACCCAATGTATGACTGGGCTCATGGAGAAAGTGATTTTATTGAACAGGTGTCACACTCATTTTGTACTCTTGAATTTTTACCACATCGTGAACTTTATAACTGGTTTATAAAGAAAGTAAGTAAACCCGGAGATTTTGAACCGAAACAGCGAGAATTTGCAAGAAGAAATCTTAGTCATACCATTGTAAGTAAGAGAAAACTACTTCAATTGGTTGAAAAAGGCTTTGTAGATTCCTGGGATGATCCAAGAATGCCAACTATTTCAGGTTTAAGAAGAAGAGGGTATACTCCGGATTCAATTAGAAAATTTGCAGACTCCATTGGAGTTGGAAAGAGGGAAAATATGATTGATGTTTCCCATCTCGAATTCTGTGTAAGGGAAGACCTTAATAAAAAAGCATCACGTGTAATGGGTGTTCTGGATCCGGTTAAACTGGTAATCACTAATTATCCTGAAGGGGAAGAAGAGTGGTTAGATGCCGAAAATAACCCGGAAGATGAATCTGCAGGTAGCAGAAATGTTCCTTTTTCACGGGAATTATATATTGAAAGAGAAGATTTTAAAGAAAGTGCGAACAGAAAGTTTTTTAGGTTAACCCTTGGAAAGGAAGTACGTCTTAAAAATGCCTATATCATCAAAGGTGAGGATGTGGTGAAGGATGATGAAGGTAATATTACTGAAATTCATTGTACCTATGATCCAGAAAGTAAGAGTGGAAGCGGTACAGAAGAATCCTTAAGAAAGGTCAAGGGAACACTTCACTGGGTTTCTGTTAAACATGCCATTGAAGCAGAAATAAGGCTCTACGACAGGCTTTTTACTGAAGAAGCGCCAGATGGAGTAAAGGATAGGGATTATCTTGATTTTGTAAACCCCGAATCCCTTAAAGTTGTTACCGGCTACCTTGAACCTAGCTTAAAAGATGCCATGGAAGGAGATAAAGTACAATTCCAACGCATTGGATATTTTTGTGTAGATAGGGATTCTACAGCGGCGAAACCAGTTTTCAACAGAACCGTTAGCTTACGTGATTCCTGGGCTAAGATCAAGAACTAAATTTATTTAAGAATAATTTAGCATAGCATTTTTAACATATTAACCGGTTATTAACAAGCTTAGGTAGGTCTATCCGTTATCTTTGAGTGAATAATAATTTAAAATTCAAAAACTTATGGCAAGTACAGGAAATACACTTTTAGCATTAATAACAGGAGCGGCGATCGGTGCCGGAGTTGGATTACTTTATGCTCCGGATAGCGGCGAAAAAACAAGAAAGAAACTAAAAAAGGATGCTCAAAAGGCTCAGGATAACCTAAACAAACGTTACCACGAAACAAGTTCAAACCTAAGTGAGAAAGCTAAGAAAGCAAGAATGGATTTTGAGGTAAGACTTGAAGAAACTTTATCTTCAGCAAGTCATAAAGCAGATGATATTTTATCTGCAATGGAAAATAAACTTGAGGAATTAAGAAAACAAAATGCTAAATTGCAAAAAGATAAACAAGGCAAGTCTACTGGAAATTCACCAGACAAAGCTGTAGTATAATCTTTATATGGCATTTGAAAAACTATCCAACAGTGTTCAAGATTTAAATAATAATATTCAGTCTTACATTCAAA
Protein-coding regions in this window:
- a CDS encoding glutamine--tRNA ligase/YqeY domain fusion protein yields the protein MAEEKKSLNFIEQIIEEDLSNNYKKEDLKFRFPPEPNGYLHIGHASSICLNFGLGETYNAPVNLRFDDTNPAKEEQEYVDAIKKDIEWLGFKWAEECYASDYFQQLYDWAVEMIKNGDAYVDSQTSEEIAEQKGTPTQPGTESPYRNRSVEENLDLFEKMKNGDTPEKGDVLRAKISMGAGNMLMRDPVMYRCLHKSHHRTGNDWKIYPMYDWAHGESDFIEQVSHSFCTLEFLPHRELYNWFIKKVSKPGDFEPKQREFARRNLSHTIVSKRKLLQLVEKGFVDSWDDPRMPTISGLRRRGYTPDSIRKFADSIGVGKRENMIDVSHLEFCVREDLNKKASRVMGVLDPVKLVITNYPEGEEEWLDAENNPEDESAGSRNVPFSRELYIEREDFKESANRKFFRLTLGKEVRLKNAYIIKGEDVVKDDEGNITEIHCTYDPESKSGSGTEESLRKVKGTLHWVSVKHAIEAEIRLYDRLFTEEAPDGVKDRDYLDFVNPESLKVVTGYLEPSLKDAMEGDKVQFQRIGYFCVDRDSTAAKPVFNRTVSLRDSWAKIKN
- the folB gene encoding dihydroneopterin aldolase, with protein sequence MGVIKLKNIKVFSYHGCLDEESKIGSEYRVDLKVHGDLSHSAKTDKLGDTIDYVHLNKIVKEEMAIRSKLLETVAERILSRVMHELIMVQKAKVEVSKINPPIGGNVAMVTVSRTKSR
- a CDS encoding YtxH domain-containing protein, which codes for MASTGNTLLALITGAAIGAGVGLLYAPDSGEKTRKKLKKDAQKAQDNLNKRYHETSSNLSEKAKKARMDFEVRLEETLSSASHKADDILSAMENKLEELRKQNAKLQKDKQGKSTGNSPDKAVV